The following is a genomic window from Onthophagus taurus isolate NC chromosome 1, IU_Otau_3.0, whole genome shotgun sequence.
AACGGTGCAATTCTCGTCATCATACCTTACTTCATTTGACGCACGATCGCTTATATTCACCACCACAACCAACGACATCCACCCAAGCACACAGTCTAAATTTCGCACAGCATGCAAATCATTCAAACATCTTACTCTCCACCGTAACCGTTCACGCATTCGATAGacataacaaaaaacattcaTTACGCGCACTCTTGGATCCGGGCAGTCAAAGTAGTTTTCTTTCGGTAGAAGCTTGCAAGCGGTTAAGGTTGGCTAGAACAGCAACAAACGTTAATGTAGCAACAATAAATCAAACACAGTCAACAATAACGAGTACTTGTTCATTGCGAATACATTCACACTGCACGGATTTTTCACTTAAGGTTAATTGCTTGGTTATAGCAACAATCGCGAATGATTTAcccaattttgaaataaacgcTAACACTTTAAAAATACCTACACACATTCGCTTGGCGGATCCATTGTTCAATAAAcccgataagatagatatgctGGTCGGAGCtgattatttttggaatttgtTATGCGTTGGGCAAATCAAACTTGCAAAAGGGCCTATCATGCAAAACACCCGTTTGGGGTGGATCGTTTCGGGGCCGATACAAGCGAGCGCGGCACATTCGGTGCGgtgcaatttaatttataaggaTGACAATTCCGTAATAAGTAAGCAGTTGGCGCGGTTTCGGGAAGTCGAGGAGTTTGAAGGGTTAGTTCACTCATcgaaaaatgaaacattttgcaaaaatcatttttataaaaccacTAAACGTGCAGAAGACGGACGATTCATTGTTTCGACACCGCTAAAGAAAGGTTTAGATTGGTTGGGCGAATCGCATAAAACCGCGGAAAATAGTTTGATGGGTATCGAGCGGAAATGCAAACGAAATCGTGAATTCGGTGAGCAATATCATACATTTATGCGAGAGTATTTGGAGTTGGGTCAATTAAGAAAGATTGTTGATACACGCGAGGGTTATTACATTTCACACGGCGTGTTAAATGAAAATAGTGCCATCACAAGGGTCGTTTTCGATGCATCATGTCCCACGTCAATGGGATATTCACTTAATAATTGTCAGATTGTGGGACCTATATTACAGCCTGACTTGTTCAGTGCCTTGAAACGGTTTCGGGAATACGAGCACGTAGCTACCGCGGATATGCAAAAAATGTACCGTGCCTGTTTAATCAATCCAACCGAACTTAGTAAAGAGTGTTTTATTGCTGCTCTTCGGCGACTTTCAGCTAGGCGCGGGAAACCGAATCGAATGTTCTCTGATAGCGGAACTAAGTTCGTGGGTGGTAATCGCGAATTACAGGAGCTAAGTCTGTTCTTGATTGATAACTCTAGCGAACTCAAAACACCGATTGAAAACGCTTCTAATAGTTGGTTGAATACTCCCCCTAACTTGCCACACCTTGGTGGATTATGGGAAGGCGGTGTTAAGTCagtaaaatttcatttacgtCGGGTTACCGGCAATGCCTCGTTTACgtacgaaaatttttatacattatcTGTTCAGATTGAGGCCATCCTTAATTCCCGGCCATTAACCCCATTATCCACCGATCCCAACGATACGACTCTATCAACCCCGGCACATTTTCTAATTGGTGGGAAACTTACTTTCCCACCAGATCCGGGTTTGAGTCGCAACAATGAAGACCGCTTATCGCAGTTCCATCGCGTCCAGCAGattcaacaacatttttggaCCAGGTGGTCCAAAGCATATTTGTCTGAGCTGCAGAGGTACTACGACTGGTTTACGGGTGACGCTAACTTAAGGTTGGGCCGATTGGTGTCAATGAAGAAAGACAATTTGCCTGCCTTAAAGTGGCTTACAGGCCGAATTATAGAATTGCACTGCGATAAGGATGGAGTCGCACGAGTGGTCACGCACACAAAATGGGATCATCAAAGGGGCCACGGTCAGACTGTGTCCACTACCAATGGAATAGCAGTCTTGGGTTTCATTAATGTGATTGCTTGTGATTACGTGAATTGTGTGTGCGCGATTAATCACTCAGTagtgtaaatttaatttttcgattttttttcatacATTTTGATGTTGAgtcattattgttaatttgtgtttttatttgttgaaaGGTAGTTCTTTCAAGGCGGGGAGTATgttagattttatattatattggttaatttatattagatttgataggtttatattatattagttcatttatattggatttatttgtatcGCCTCATTTGTTTAGTCTAGATTTGAAGTGTCTCGAGTCGCAATATTAGAGTCTTTTATCGCATTATTTATTGGGTGGAGTTAAGTGTGGGAATGCGTTGGGGTATTTCGGTGTTTAGGTAAGGGTTTTTagttatgacctaaaataaagaAGGAGCCTGCGAGCTCAACTCGTATCAGTTATTCAGTCTTCGATTTAACACACACCGAAACAGTACCCCTTCAATTTACGCGGAGCAAGGCTCCCTATATAACTCTCGCCACAACTAATCgctatttatatgtatagtttaagtgtaattaataataaagtttatggaaacgtaaaaccaagattttgttgttaaccagcgcccaccagataaaaataaataatcacatAGATAAtcgaaaactataaatttttttattcggtCATATGGGTACCTATTCTATGATGTATTCTAAAAAACCCACTATACAAACTTTACCAAAACCAAACACTTCAGCTTCTTTGAACAACTATTTGGATCTTGTTAAAAGTATGGATAAATGAATATATAAGCTCTAATCCCGTTATTACAGTTTATTCGATCGTAAACTTTAACAAGCTGCAAGATTGAAAGACCTCATTACTGTGTTTATCTATAAAAAATACCATTGAACCATATCACACCGTTTGATGGCACTGATCTAAAATTTGCAAGCTACATGCTACAAAAGACCGCAATCTTCCGCAGTATTCCTTGGTGTTTGGAAGATATTCGACTCCAAGGGCCACAAAATACTATAAgtaaaagttttctctttCGTCTTACAATCTTTCCTGCCATGATACTTAGAATAACAATCTACATGTCTTCGAAGTGAAATCCTACGCAACTCTTTACACTGACGATACACGATGGAGACAATTCATTACTTATCCATAGGGGCTTCTAGCCTTAATGTAGAATTAATGCAAAATTATTCCTGAACCCAATTCTCTCTCCTATTCCTCCCCACTTGTGTTCCTTCTTCTACAATAGGAAGCAAGATTTGTGTGCTGtacaaaaatcttaaaatttttttgccaCGCCATTAAGGCTTATATATATGGGTacatatatatgtatatatggGTATGGGTATATGTATACATTAATCGCCAAAGTTGCTGTGTAGTTTATTTCATTACATCGAAACcgacaataaatataataaaaactgtGCACGATGTtataattgtatatttttattgtatattttattttttataagaaactttttattattcttctcTTAATTGATGTGGGTCAAATTGACCCTGTATTCGGTTAGCGCGTCGCTATCCAGACATTCCACATCCTAGGGTTAAAGAATACGATTCATCACACGAAAGCGACTATAAAGAACATATAGCGGAACTAGCGGAATTATGTTCGCTTTTACCACCTCCTGATAAATTTACCCGATAGATAAATTCagttcttagccaatgagagcgcttaaaaccgccgtaaccatggcaactatcctctagatagtttatcaggaggatggtaaaagtgggccttagatCGTAACCTTTTGACGGATGACATGGGTCTGACTGCAATAAGTTCTTCAAAAAACacatatttagaaaaattatatacaactgtatgttttttttctaatttgcGAAAACTCAGTTGTTAACAGAAAGTTATAAgacataattaatatttgataaaattttaaaccataGATTCAAGAAGAATTGGATGCGTTTTTGTGAATAGCTATAAGATGTTAGCATTTGTGAATCAATCACAGGACATATTACCGAAATGTGTCAATGTGATTGTTTTCTTCTTATTCGAGCAGCAATGTCTCATATTCATTCCAAAATGTTTCTACGCTTTTTACAGTTTGATGACAGACTACTGATATTTAGTCAGCTCTACATCAAGAATATTGTTTGCACATGGTAGAAAGGCTGttgtgtattaaaaattctttgtcACTTTATGCAACGACAAATAAAATTGAGCAAATAAATACTGAGATCAAGACATtgggaaaatttttaaacctaTTGATGAAGTTGCTAAGAAGTTAAGCTGCACTGCTTTGCAAACGCAGTTAATTAATCGATTTGGTGAAACAGAAAGTAATTCACGATATAAGCGAAAGCTTTTCACTGATTATATGAGGAagatattaaacaaaaactatCTAAGGCATTGGAAGGTGAAGTAAAACTCATAAAAATAGGGTACTAAAAGATTACGTGAcgaaaaaagagaaaactttaatGGTTTCGATTACCAGCATACTAGAATTTGACAATGAAATTCCGAGAGAGTAGACTTAAGGGTGATAAAGCTGCCAAATTATTTCCCCTAAAGTATAACTTATATCCGCGGATACGAACAATACCATGTCATCGAGTAGGGTTGACTATAACGCTAGCTAATACATCAATTCCCTTTTGTTCAGGAGTTACGATGTTAGTGATATCAATCACAACTCGATGAATCGTACTTTTGGAAAGCGTATGTTGATCTGGAAACCACTCTCGACACAGAGTTATAATTCATATATCAACACCCACTTTGTTTGTCACTTTCATCGTAAATTCTAAGTTATATAACGCCATGTATACCTTTAGCGCCACCTATCTAAACTTCATAATAACACTAGATGTCCATACCGCACTCCAATAGTACTGAATAGTATGAATTGACATATCATTTAGTGTTCAAATAAATTACTAGCAATCTGCCAACATATGAGGATGAAATTATCTTTTCAACAGTTTTTATGCAGGTTGGCTATAAAAAGCTGTAATTATAACAAGGTAAgagaaaagatattttttagtGTTCAGCAGAACATAACGCGCCTTTAACACTAAAGTGacataattcaaataatagtGTTTCTAGGAAAACAAGCGGCAATTGATAGGTGCCTTCTTATggtattttatgattaaaactaaaaatattcaatttttgagttgTGCCACTTCATTTCTAAAGGTGCGATAAGTATACAAAGCTATAAATTTCCTTGATTTCTGCAGAGAAGTTAGCATTACATTTTAAGTTATGTACATACGATTATACGTTACGATCAGTTACgatttaatgtttaatgacatttaaaattgttatcatTTACTCTTATACTTATAATATTACTCTTATAATCAGAAAATGCAGAAAAAGATCCCTCTGGACAGAAAAGCAGTTGAAGGTTGTAAACCTACGTGCGATATCTGTGGAGATATAGCTGTTATAacttgtgcatggtgtaaacaaTCATTGTGTTTTAAACTgtttttccatgattttcattattgccaACAATGCAATgcacaaaaaaaagtaaaaaaaataaattaaattaataatgtagaatacaatttgtgataGTCAACCATTTTTTTGCcagttactttttaactcattattactaaatatttatataattacactaacttttgtgttatttaaatagagtaaggataaaaaactttttctgtaggagtatgaaaattattagcgaaaatatattttctaccccaaacttctaacccttgtaagttcttttaaaagtactacctaacgtataaaaaatcatcgtggtaaattgcaccaaaatcgacaattttcgcaaaaaaattaatttttgggtAGTTAACTCCAGCCACCCCTAAATGTCGTATAGagtttattttactgcgtaaatcttaatttgcaactaatttatggttttcttcaaaatattgttcaacagtgtaacagtttatcacattattcttaaggaaaggggttatctatcataccccgtaactttgcaggggatggtcagaggcaaataagaaaaaacacgtaattaatattttttaaacgtactattAGGATACTTAATATCGTCAAAATCGACACGgtagttttcaaaatattccaaaaaactagcGGGAGTTTACCTCCTAAAGCCCTCAGATACATGTATTTGTGATATAtaaatggaaagctctttgaaaatgaatatcagtttacattttccatatttcgatagctattttcgtcTTCAGCCTCTAAGGTACTATATATCgttcgccccgatttccaacccttataactcgccccagggtctttattagcacgtataaaaaaatacgtaaaccttatttttggccatactatcgctgtaccaaattgcaacaaaatcggtgagggacagtttCGATATTTCCCTTGTCAGATTAAAAGTaccatttatcaaaaatgttactaagaTTAACTGTTAATTCaagatttaattgttattagaaaagATCACAATTAAATAATGCTTTGATGAAAGTGAAGTTATAGAAAGTAATGTTGAtgtaaaagtaatttatttaaaaatgagtaTTAAGTTACTATAGTTAGATATGGAATGAATGGAATGCATTGGCGGtcttttttgtgtaatttaaagTCATCCCACTTCTTTAGTTTTACTAATTCTTATTCATTTCGCCTTTGTAGAGCTAGCAGCTGATGACATTATTAGCCGAAACCGATTTtgtgtatattaaatttttattaaaagctcACAAGGTGAAGTTccaaagtttatttatttcatttacaaTCATagttaatcattaaaattaagttgtatcgatctttttaaaaagatatttcattaaaaattgttgagctttaattttttttaattacgatATAAGGGTCTTTATTGAGTAATTTGATTGGAAATTAAAGTTGTTCACGATAAGCTTATGATACATAAGATTAAGTTTACTTATACTAATTAAGCTATTATACTAAGTCTTCTTAACCCATTTAGTCCAAGTTATAAGATATGAGATGGTGCAAAAATGCTAAGAAACGAAcaacaacacaaaaatattttgattaaccGAGTAACAAATTACTcataaataagtaataatagtaatacaACATAATACTGACAAATACCAACTTTAGTATgaagtttaatataaaaaatgggaTGAACAATGGGAATGAAGTAGAATCATTGGTCGTGATACTTCGCAAAGCACTTTTCAAGTAAATGAACGCTATACTTACAGCAAATATATTGACACACTATGTCCATAAACGTCTATTTCTAGGGAATTCACCGAATAAATCCGTCTAAACTGGTTTCtgataataagaaagataatGTAATTCTTATATCTTATCATACATCCCAATGGTGTGTTTTTGCACCATTAATGTTTCAAGACTTATTTTcagaatttatatttttatttcgcgTTTCAAGATATATATGTGGAAAATATGCACTAAAAACGtgcaaatgtcaaaattttaaagaattttatgcactaaaaatagttttatttttattgtatattttaaacagaaattgtcaatcgaaaaaaattgatgcAAATATGGTTTAAATAACAAGAATTATGCATGTATAGCCTAACAACCTTCAAATCTGGAAGTATAtgattgtaaaataattttaaaaatgctggTGCGTATTCACACCAGTGGGACTAAATGGGTTAAACAGTTCAGATATTTATACTTGGGTTCCacgagatttttaaaatttccaagaaatatTAGAACTCTTTTTAATGATTCATTAAAGCTTGATATGTTCAGCAATAATCaccgaaaactagaactaacactagcactatcactcgaactacactagacttagaactagaaactttcgggttaagtcGTACGTTTtctgaaaaaatgtttaacgttTCGGATGCTATTTTGCAactttcttcagaaacaagttcgaagttcGAACTTGTCGTGAAGTTCtaagtgctagtgttagttttagtgttcTTTTCATATTTGCAAAAGCATTTTAGGTCTGTATAATGTAAGATTAGAGTTACTTTATGTTTGTGAAGTATTCTCATTCATTTCGAAACTGTTGTCTGAAGAGTATTTAAACGGCGGGTGTCGATGTCCCTCCATCTATCCACCTCGTCGTAGTGGGCGCAGCCACTCAGTACTACTACTACCTCAGAAAGTTCTACTACCTCCAGGGTCTACCGAGCGCAAAAGCCAAACCGCACTCAACCGGCGGGCAGTCGGCGACCCTACTACTTTTAACTACTTACCTCTAACAGTATTCCAAAAGAAGGTGGGGCGGCGCCGCGTTGCGGAGGCAGAACCTCCGAGCACGACGAATCAGCGTCCGTCTCGGACGAAGCCGCCGTTCGCGATCCCGATCGCAAAGATCACTCAGTCTTCGGCCGGCTACCGACAGGTCGGCGTCGAAACGCTTAGCACCCCGATCGAGAAACATCTCACAAAGTATACACGTCAAAAACCGAATTCGACGTCGTCTCCGAAAAACGCGACTCGCGAATAACTTTTTCTTTAGTGATACTCGTTTGGCGAAGAAGTGATATGTGAcgatttaaatataaaattaaatatttttaagaattaagagCAGTGTCGATAAGGTCTTCGCCGACGTCGCACGTGAAAGTCAAAACCACCCGAAGAATATGAACAAGAACGACAGTGCCTTATTTGCTGATTACTACTTATACAAGTTCTCTACATGTTGTTGATGTTGTTGTCGTTTaatttaaacgatttataacaaaatttttaataggaatTAAGGTGAGTCTATTTTTCAGTTATTTTCAGTCAAAATTTGCAAATCATAAGTTGTAAAAAGATTATCGTTAATCGAAGGTCTATAAGTACTAAAAATCCTTCGCTAAATTCCCTGCAAAGTTCGCAAATCTTATTTGGAAGAGTACAATTTTATGTCTAATGTTGGTTTAAACTTTATCACAAGAAACCCTTGAAGAAGGATtgtctaaatttaaattaaatcttaaaatttttgaaatctttacAATAACTTGTTCCCAAAACCATTTCctaaaagattaataaaaaacaataatcttCAATACCTTGTTTAACTTTGATcgtttaaaataactcaattTAGTCTATAAGTACTAAATATTCTTTGCTAAATTCCCTGCAAAGTTCGCAAATCTTATTTGGTAATTTATTTGGAAGAGTACAATTTTAAGTTGAATGTTGGTTTTATTTATCACAAATTTTTAGATTCCACTTAAATATGATGTTAAAT
Proteins encoded in this region:
- the LOC139429594 gene encoding uncharacterized protein; protein product: MSQSENLTKKRGIVKGKLTNFAKFVIKFESNIRESGINQELSLELEQRYNRAINLIDEFEEIQGEIDLLSVDGESQNAERETFEASFYANTAKAKRILTNRNICADSSFIVGPSPDQHVKLPVIDLPKFDGGYDAWLGFRDIFESLIHNNPMINDIQKFHYLLSALTGNARQVIESLELTNSNYEVAWGLIRERYDNPRILIHNHVKALFEIEGVSGDNPQPIRSFIDDFRKHLRALAALNEPTDNWDTLLIYLAVSKLDADSNREWERKKSGLKKANLENLLGFLKERADLLETLENGSGKRIIDKSKPKSKTFLVANSGVKRCVNCNGEHYIQECSNFTKLTVRGRIDRVKQLKVCMNCLRSGHFVKQCRSSSCKRCNSRHHTLLHLTHDRLYSPPQPTTSTQAHSLNFAQHANHSNILLSTVTVHAFDRHNKKHSLRALLDPGSQSSFLSVEACKRLRLARTATNVNVATINQTQSTITSTCSLRIHSHCTDFSLKVNCLVIATIANDLPNFEINANTLKIPTHIRLADPLFNKPDKIDMLVGADYFWNLLCVGQIKLAKGPIMQNTRLGWIVSGPIQASAAHSVRCNLIYKDDNSVISKQLARFREVEEFEGLVHSSKNETFCKNHFYKTTKRAEDGRFIVSTPLKKGLDWLGESHKTAENSLMGIERKCKRNREFGEQYHTFMREYLELGQLRKIVDTREGYYISHGVLNENSAITRVVFDASCPTSMGYSLNNCQIVGPILQPDLFSALKRFREYEHVATADMQKMYRACLINPTELSKECFIAALRRLSARRGKPNRMFSDSGTKFVGGNRELQELSLFLIDNSSELKTPIENASNSWLNTPPNLPHLGGLWEGGVKSVKFHLRRVTGNASFTYENFYTLSVQIEAILNSRPLTPLSTDPNDTTLSTPAHFLIGGKLTFPPDPGLSRNNEDRLSQFHRVQQIQQHFWTRWSKAYLSELQRYYDWFTGDANLRLGRLVSMKKDNLPALKWLTGRIIELHCDKDGVARVVTHTKWDHQRGHGQTVSTTNGIAVLGFINVIACDYVNCVCAINHSVV